Proteins encoded within one genomic window of Akkermansiaceae bacterium:
- the map gene encoding type I methionyl aminopeptidase, with translation MRVAGSIAAQILHELAMATKPGATTGDIDALSAELMRQHDCKSAFLGYRGFKGNICISVNEEVVHGIGGPRRILPGDIVSIDVGVVKSGFIGDNATTVAVGDVPLETKQLLAVTEQSLYEAIKFARAGTKLADLCGAVEEFVKPRGFTIVREFVGHGVGRRLHEEPQVPNYRPQGKSPTLMPGMTLAIEPMVNAGVAGVRILDDGWTVITEDRKPSAHFEHTVLVTAGEPEILTDRPRLAEPEMLGLPAW, from the coding sequence ATGCGCGTCGCAGGCTCCATTGCCGCGCAGATCCTCCACGAACTCGCCATGGCGACGAAACCTGGTGCCACCACCGGCGACATCGACGCCCTATCCGCGGAGCTGATGCGCCAGCATGATTGCAAGAGCGCGTTCCTCGGCTACCGCGGCTTCAAGGGGAACATCTGCATTTCCGTGAATGAGGAAGTGGTGCATGGCATCGGTGGTCCCCGCAGGATCCTGCCGGGCGACATCGTCAGCATCGACGTGGGCGTCGTGAAGAGCGGCTTCATCGGCGACAATGCGACCACGGTCGCCGTCGGGGATGTCCCGCTGGAAACCAAGCAACTCCTCGCGGTGACCGAGCAATCCCTCTACGAGGCCATCAAGTTCGCCCGCGCGGGCACGAAACTGGCCGACCTCTGCGGTGCGGTGGAAGAGTTCGTGAAACCACGCGGCTTCACCATCGTCCGCGAGTTTGTCGGCCATGGCGTGGGCCGCCGCCTGCATGAAGAGCCCCAGGTTCCCAACTACCGGCCCCAGGGAAAGTCCCCGACGCTGATGCCCGGAATGACGCTCGCCATCGAGCCGATGGTGAATGCGGGCGTGGCGGGTGTCCGGATCCTGGACGATGGCTGGACGGTCATCACCGAAGACCGGAAACCGAGCGCCCATTTCGAGCACACCGTGCTCGTCACCGCCGGTGAACCGGAGATCCTCACCGACCGCCCGCGTCTCGCGGAGCCGGAAATGCTGGGCCTCCCGGCTTGGTGA
- a CDS encoding CotH kinase family protein: MLTITDPASARPISMFQASSSLARRLAVCLSAMSSPMWAQVRITEILPVSSTFLDDDGSAQGWIELWNSDQTNVATLTGYKLNNSTTTWTFPNVQMMPDERIIIWASAKNRTTATAPLHVNFTLPTGGGTLSLSDASNNLLSRLQDVPALSANVSWGRDEWDTAVTPAAVGSYSSPTPGERNNFTGAGVAGQMTMDIPSRSFTGSLSVALTTSSAAPGTVIRYTTDRSVPTAASAEYTAPIPITDTTMIRARTFTPGLLPGATTTEGYLLLDATAANFSSTMPLVVVSNFLNSAPPTDKSDQRGFMWVWQPASPGATVRLTDTPVITSRVRLSRRGSSTLNNPKFNLSIEARNAYDDDERDVPMLGMKSHSDWILHAPYDYDRALLRNPFIHDLSNQLGHWAPHHKMAEVFLDFTSTGLRSSGTPNEYFGIYNILEKVNRGKDRMNLTKLNPHDNDAVKKTGGYIWKIDRSDTSADTFTAGGFTQVYDYPKGEAMKSPQRDPQEQYLTQYLNAFNTAVTAANKDPVTGYPAYLEVTETIDHHLLNVWAFNVDGLRLSAYWHKDRNGKFAAGPTWDFDRAMSSTDGRDSNPAQWRASTGDLGTDFFNGSGDNRRWWHFLFRDPDFYQQYIDRWQELRRGSFSPANVNSLLDSINGTMSADAIARDLARWSRTKRAWTSPFTSQVYPASQAAEVQRIKDFLQQRANFFDSQWVGGVTASLPPGRVTAGTTVTLSGPAGAAIYYTLDGSDPRPAGGNAPSAGTVNLYSSPITISDLTRIRARAYKADHAALTGANRPPLASKWGGPADLSYTTRALPEPGKLTITEINQQPAVPTTAELAQIPTLTANSFEFVELRNIGTEALELAGSSFTAGVTFTFPVGTPPLAPDQYIIVAADPAAFTIRYPGVNPIAGPWSGDLANDGETLTLAGPGGSTVISLTYAKAWSSLAAGGNHTLVAYDEKASTGYSTEGNWRTSALAGGSPGHYDPRSKRPPPSAVLLHYWNFNSAEAIFLNPTQTAGGGKITITTAPPNTIFQSGTGQVFSGDNARGGDPVGSHLRINYPIAAVATFSLPTIGHSDIAVRYDTRRSGSGAGTQKIDYTLDGTIYQPFAIIPVTDGTPGTETLDFSAIAGAGTNPHFGIRITFEQGAGGTVGNNRFDNLTVEGNPVSWTPEELLRYALAVPQGQPMGGFLPVISTSGSGLHFNFDPAKTDIVYRVQRSTTLHDWTVIFDSRLDDWLPHLDGAQLRISDPEPPPGKAFYRLQVVHE, translated from the coding sequence GTGCTGACGATCACTGATCCGGCTTCCGCGCGGCCCATCTCCATGTTCCAGGCATCATCATCGTTGGCCCGGCGGCTGGCCGTCTGTCTCTCCGCCATGTCCTCTCCCATGTGGGCGCAGGTGCGCATCACGGAGATCCTTCCCGTCAGTTCCACCTTTCTCGACGATGACGGATCCGCGCAGGGATGGATCGAGCTATGGAATTCCGACCAGACCAATGTCGCCACGCTCACCGGCTACAAGCTGAACAATAGTACCACCACCTGGACATTCCCGAACGTCCAGATGATGCCGGATGAGAGGATCATCATCTGGGCCTCCGCCAAGAACCGGACGACGGCCACCGCGCCGCTCCATGTGAATTTCACCCTTCCCACCGGGGGTGGCACGCTCAGCCTTTCGGACGCATCAAACAATCTCCTCTCCCGGTTGCAGGATGTGCCCGCGCTTTCCGCCAACGTCTCATGGGGGCGGGATGAATGGGACACTGCCGTGACACCGGCGGCGGTCGGTTCCTACTCATCCCCCACTCCCGGAGAACGGAACAACTTCACGGGAGCCGGAGTCGCGGGCCAGATGACGATGGATATCCCCAGCAGGTCCTTCACCGGTTCCCTGTCCGTCGCCCTCACCACCAGTTCCGCCGCGCCCGGAACGGTGATCCGCTACACCACCGACCGCTCCGTGCCCACCGCGGCATCCGCGGAGTACACCGCTCCCATCCCCATCACCGATACGACGATGATCCGGGCACGGACTTTCACACCCGGCCTGCTCCCCGGCGCGACCACCACCGAAGGCTATCTGTTGCTGGATGCCACGGCGGCCAATTTCAGCTCAACCATGCCGCTCGTGGTCGTGAGCAATTTCCTCAACTCAGCCCCGCCCACGGACAAGTCCGACCAGAGGGGATTCATGTGGGTCTGGCAGCCCGCCTCTCCCGGGGCGACGGTCCGCCTCACGGACACTCCCGTGATCACTTCCCGCGTACGGCTGAGCCGGAGGGGATCCAGCACGCTGAACAACCCGAAGTTCAACCTGAGCATCGAAGCACGGAATGCGTATGACGACGACGAACGCGACGTGCCGATGCTGGGGATGAAGTCGCACTCGGACTGGATCCTCCACGCGCCCTACGACTATGACCGGGCGCTGCTGAGGAATCCGTTCATCCATGACCTGAGCAACCAGCTAGGCCACTGGGCACCCCATCACAAGATGGCGGAGGTTTTCCTCGATTTCACCAGCACCGGCCTGAGATCCAGCGGCACGCCCAACGAATACTTCGGCATCTACAACATCCTTGAGAAGGTCAACCGGGGGAAAGACCGGATGAATCTCACGAAGCTGAATCCGCATGACAATGACGCGGTGAAAAAGACCGGCGGCTACATCTGGAAGATCGACCGCTCGGACACCTCCGCGGACACCTTCACCGCCGGGGGCTTCACGCAAGTCTATGACTACCCGAAAGGGGAAGCCATGAAATCACCCCAGCGCGATCCGCAGGAGCAGTACCTCACGCAGTATCTCAACGCGTTCAACACTGCCGTCACCGCCGCCAACAAGGATCCGGTGACCGGGTATCCCGCCTACCTCGAAGTCACCGAAACCATCGACCATCATCTCCTGAACGTCTGGGCGTTCAACGTGGATGGCCTCCGTCTCAGCGCCTACTGGCACAAGGACCGGAACGGCAAATTCGCCGCCGGACCAACCTGGGACTTCGACCGGGCCATGTCATCCACGGATGGCCGTGACTCAAATCCCGCCCAATGGCGCGCCAGCACCGGGGATCTGGGGACGGACTTTTTCAACGGATCCGGCGACAACCGCCGCTGGTGGCACTTCCTGTTCCGTGATCCGGATTTCTACCAGCAATACATCGACCGCTGGCAGGAACTGCGGCGCGGCAGCTTCTCGCCCGCGAACGTCAACAGCCTGCTGGACTCCATCAACGGCACGATGAGTGCGGACGCCATCGCCCGGGATCTGGCCAGATGGAGCCGCACCAAGCGTGCCTGGACCAGCCCCTTCACCAGCCAGGTTTATCCCGCCAGCCAGGCCGCGGAGGTCCAGCGGATCAAGGATTTCCTCCAGCAGCGCGCCAACTTCTTCGATTCCCAGTGGGTCGGCGGGGTGACCGCTTCCTTACCTCCCGGACGGGTAACCGCAGGAACAACGGTGACCCTGAGCGGCCCGGCGGGCGCCGCCATTTATTACACGCTGGATGGTTCCGATCCGCGCCCTGCCGGTGGCAACGCGCCCTCCGCGGGAACCGTCAATCTCTACTCCTCCCCGATCACCATCAGCGATCTGACGCGGATCCGGGCGCGGGCCTACAAGGCGGACCACGCGGCACTGACCGGCGCGAACAGGCCACCTCTTGCCAGCAAATGGGGTGGACCGGCGGACCTCAGCTACACCACCCGCGCGCTCCCGGAACCGGGCAAACTCACCATCACGGAGATCAACCAGCAACCGGCGGTTCCCACCACCGCGGAACTCGCGCAGATTCCCACGCTCACCGCGAACAGCTTTGAATTCGTCGAGTTGAGGAACATCGGAACGGAAGCCCTGGAACTCGCGGGATCGTCATTCACCGCCGGAGTCACCTTCACGTTTCCGGTGGGCACCCCTCCCCTCGCCCCCGACCAATACATCATCGTCGCCGCGGATCCGGCCGCGTTCACCATCCGCTACCCTGGAGTCAATCCCATCGCCGGACCATGGAGCGGGGACCTCGCCAATGATGGGGAAACGCTGACCCTCGCCGGTCCGGGTGGCTCCACCGTCATCAGCCTCACCTATGCGAAGGCGTGGTCATCACTGGCGGCCGGGGGGAACCACACACTGGTCGCCTACGATGAAAAGGCATCGACCGGCTATAGCACGGAGGGAAACTGGCGGACCAGCGCCTTGGCTGGCGGATCGCCCGGCCACTATGATCCGCGTAGCAAGCGCCCACCTCCTTCCGCAGTCCTGCTCCACTACTGGAACTTCAACTCCGCGGAAGCCATCTTCCTCAATCCGACGCAAACGGCAGGAGGAGGAAAAATCACGATCACCACCGCTCCACCGAACACCATTTTCCAAAGCGGAACCGGCCAGGTTTTTTCCGGAGACAATGCACGCGGCGGAGATCCGGTGGGCAGCCACCTCCGGATCAACTACCCCATCGCCGCCGTGGCAACTTTTTCCCTGCCCACCATCGGCCACAGCGACATCGCGGTGCGCTATGACACCCGGCGCTCCGGCTCCGGAGCAGGCACCCAGAAGATCGACTACACGCTCGATGGCACCATCTACCAGCCCTTTGCGATCATCCCGGTCACCGATGGCACCCCGGGAACCGAGACACTCGATTTCAGCGCGATCGCGGGAGCCGGGACGAACCCCCACTTCGGGATCCGCATCACCTTCGAACAAGGTGCCGGCGGAACGGTGGGCAACAACCGCTTCGACAACCTGACCGTCGAGGGCAACCCCGTTTCCTGGACGCCGGAGGAACTCCTGCGCTATGCCCTGGCCGTGCCGCAAGGGCAACCGATGGGAGGATTTCTCCCCGTGATCAGCACCTCTGGCAGCGGGCTGCATTTCAACTTCGACCCGGCGAAAACCGACATCGTCTATCGGGTCCAGCGCTCGACCACGCTCCACGACTGGACCGTGATCTTCGATTCACGCTTGGACGATTGGCTGCCCCACCTCGATGGCGCGCAGCTCCGTATCAGCGATCCGGAGCCCCCGCCGGGCAAAGCGTTCTACCGGCTGCAGGTCGTCCATGAATGA
- a CDS encoding rhomboid family intramembrane serine protease, with protein sequence MEPTTLRDDAPPPLRQVGVWASIQEAHEHALVLLAMGWDCSVHHVAEGYALFTADTDAEGAIQELGLYAAEQTHAAPQPEPATTEHPFGIPLLASWGIILAVVFSKQLADPSLTDRFSNSTIPLLEQGEWWRPFTSLFLHGDLAHLLGNLLIGGLFCIMAAKSLGPWKSWTLILVGGTLGNLINALLHRGDSFSSIGASTATFAALGLLVGLALATETLRGRYLKLRSLAIPLISGSLIFSMFGTAGENTDVSAHLWGGLCGVVLGALAGWWERASSRHQDRNGLTFRCMSGQQPRIG encoded by the coding sequence ATGGAACCCACGACGCTCCGGGACGATGCGCCACCACCTCTGCGTCAGGTGGGTGTCTGGGCTTCCATCCAGGAGGCCCATGAGCACGCTCTGGTGCTGCTGGCCATGGGCTGGGACTGCAGTGTCCATCACGTGGCGGAAGGATACGCCCTGTTCACCGCGGATACCGATGCGGAGGGTGCGATCCAGGAGCTTGGGCTTTACGCCGCCGAGCAAACCCACGCAGCCCCCCAACCCGAACCCGCCACCACGGAGCATCCCTTCGGCATCCCGCTGTTGGCGTCATGGGGAATCATCCTGGCGGTGGTGTTCTCAAAGCAACTGGCGGATCCATCACTGACGGACAGGTTCAGCAACTCCACCATCCCCCTGCTGGAACAGGGTGAATGGTGGCGGCCCTTCACCTCTCTCTTTCTCCACGGTGATCTGGCGCACCTTCTGGGAAATCTCCTCATCGGGGGACTGTTCTGCATCATGGCGGCGAAATCATTGGGACCATGGAAATCGTGGACGCTGATCCTGGTGGGTGGAACCCTCGGCAATCTCATCAACGCACTCCTCCATCGCGGGGATTCGTTCTCATCCATCGGTGCATCCACCGCCACTTTCGCGGCGCTCGGGCTTCTGGTTGGGCTTGCACTCGCAACCGAGACGCTGAGAGGACGCTATCTGAAACTGAGATCACTGGCGATCCCGCTGATCTCCGGATCCCTGATCTTCAGCATGTTTGGCACCGCAGGGGAAAATACGGATGTGAGCGCCCACCTGTGGGGCGGGCTGTGTGGGGTGGTTCTCGGTGCGCTCGCCGGATGGTGGGAACGGGCATCAAGCCGACATCAGGACAGGAATGGCCTGACCTTCCGCTGCATGTCCGGCCAACAGCCCAGGATCGGATAA
- a CDS encoding sugar phosphate isomerase/epimerase, whose translation MKRRTFLTLAAACSGIPQLGAIEPISRKGKPKLVLGLAAYSFRKSMKWMKGKPVTPPEGWPSWDLFDFIDFCADQGCQGAELTSYFFPPDVDEKYLLEIKRHAYLRGVAIAGTAVGNVFTHPEGPKRREQVEYVKTWIRHASVMGAPHIRIFAGDVQKGSTQEEAEKNFLECYAECLELASEKGVFLGLENHHGIVAEADAIVRLIRAADSKWAGVNLDSGNFKTEDPYADLEKIAPYAVNVQLKMMFQKKGAPKKEETDIPRVLDILRKANYQGWFTLEYEEEENPHEEVPKILASLKPLLA comes from the coding sequence ATGAAACGGAGAACTTTCCTCACCCTCGCGGCCGCCTGTTCCGGAATCCCCCAGCTCGGTGCGATCGAGCCGATCTCCCGTAAAGGAAAGCCGAAGCTGGTGCTGGGCCTGGCCGCCTATTCGTTCCGCAAGAGCATGAAGTGGATGAAGGGGAAGCCGGTGACTCCGCCGGAGGGCTGGCCTTCCTGGGATCTTTTCGACTTCATCGACTTCTGCGCGGACCAAGGCTGCCAGGGTGCGGAGCTGACCAGTTACTTCTTCCCTCCGGATGTGGATGAGAAATACCTGTTGGAGATCAAGCGCCATGCCTACCTGCGAGGGGTCGCCATCGCGGGGACGGCGGTGGGGAACGTCTTCACCCATCCGGAAGGCCCGAAGCGCCGGGAGCAGGTGGAGTATGTGAAAACCTGGATCCGCCACGCCTCCGTGATGGGTGCGCCGCACATCCGGATCTTCGCCGGTGACGTGCAGAAGGGCAGCACGCAGGAGGAAGCGGAGAAAAACTTCCTGGAATGCTATGCGGAGTGCCTGGAGCTGGCTTCGGAAAAGGGCGTGTTCCTCGGGTTGGAAAACCACCACGGCATCGTCGCGGAGGCGGACGCCATCGTGCGTCTCATCCGCGCCGCGGACAGCAAGTGGGCGGGCGTCAATCTCGACAGCGGCAACTTCAAGACGGAGGACCCCTATGCGGACCTGGAGAAGATCGCCCCCTACGCGGTGAACGTGCAGTTGAAGATGATGTTCCAGAAAAAGGGTGCGCCGAAGAAGGAGGAGACGGACATCCCCCGCGTGCTCGATATTCTCAGGAAAGCGAACTACCAGGGATGGTTCACCCTCGAATATGAAGAGGAGGAGAACCCCCATGAAGAGGTGCCCAAGATCCTCGCCAGCCTAAAGCCGTTGCTTGCGTAG
- a CDS encoding PQQ-dependent sugar dehydrogenase, translated as MRIPAFLFSLLVTPLSAGPDGAALYQQHCAMCHGQEGLGMPGVFPPLAKADFLVNEREKALAGPTEGLSGKITVNGQEYNGAMPPAFLDDEQLSAVFNHIFTSWGNEVKQTSPAEIAAVRAKGKFPTLAALKASMVGEKLPDPPAGWKLTVGGELSFSPSRLALHPDGRHIIVLSTRGDIWLWKPGGTDLTPLFRNETYIDAGLGDQLVMGMTVDTKGRLYIASNQCNKNASPVRNEMTIFRTESWSSGKEWTAPKPWFKTQAPYGIGPYNHGLSHLAQGPDGFLYVNSGARTDSGEAGTQPNYATTGEDPTTAVIWKMDPEAEKPQIEILASGLRNNYGFCWDDDGHMVATENGPDAHAPEELNLIEKGRHYGFPYQFSDWTEKAYPHTADVPEGLEITLPFRNKGPHGGSGLASFDPHSCPSGIVWLGKEWPAPFGGSFLTTRFGNLLKLDGGDVGFDLLQLHVDFKDRSFTSKRILTPLGRPVDILKLPGHRLLIAEYNRATTLAAGMGTPGRLLLLEPEK; from the coding sequence ATGCGCATCCCCGCATTTCTCTTCTCCCTCTTGGTTACTCCGCTGAGTGCAGGCCCGGATGGCGCCGCCCTCTACCAACAGCACTGCGCGATGTGCCACGGCCAGGAAGGCCTGGGGATGCCCGGCGTGTTCCCTCCGCTGGCGAAGGCCGACTTCCTGGTGAATGAACGGGAAAAGGCGCTCGCCGGTCCGACGGAAGGATTGAGCGGAAAGATCACCGTGAACGGCCAGGAATACAACGGGGCCATGCCTCCCGCCTTCCTCGACGACGAACAGCTCAGCGCGGTCTTCAACCACATCTTCACCTCCTGGGGGAATGAGGTGAAGCAAACCAGCCCGGCGGAAATCGCGGCTGTCCGGGCCAAGGGCAAGTTCCCCACCCTGGCCGCGCTGAAGGCATCCATGGTCGGGGAAAAGCTCCCGGACCCACCCGCCGGATGGAAGCTCACCGTGGGCGGCGAGTTGTCCTTCTCACCATCCCGGCTCGCCCTTCATCCGGATGGCCGCCACATCATCGTCCTCTCCACCCGCGGCGACATCTGGCTGTGGAAACCCGGCGGCACGGACCTGACACCACTTTTCCGGAACGAAACCTACATCGACGCGGGCCTGGGCGACCAACTGGTGATGGGCATGACGGTGGACACAAAGGGGCGGCTCTACATCGCCAGCAACCAGTGCAACAAGAACGCCTCCCCGGTGCGGAACGAGATGACCATCTTCCGCACGGAGTCCTGGTCCTCCGGCAAGGAATGGACGGCTCCCAAGCCGTGGTTCAAGACCCAGGCCCCCTACGGCATCGGCCCCTACAACCATGGCCTCTCCCACCTGGCCCAGGGGCCGGATGGATTCCTCTATGTGAACAGCGGCGCGCGGACGGACAGCGGTGAAGCGGGCACCCAACCGAACTACGCGACGACCGGCGAGGACCCCACCACCGCGGTCATCTGGAAGATGGATCCGGAGGCGGAAAAGCCGCAGATCGAAATCCTGGCCAGCGGCCTCCGCAACAACTACGGCTTCTGCTGGGACGATGACGGCCACATGGTGGCCACCGAGAACGGGCCGGATGCCCATGCTCCTGAGGAGCTGAACCTGATCGAAAAGGGCAGGCACTATGGCTTTCCCTACCAGTTCTCCGACTGGACGGAGAAAGCCTACCCCCACACCGCGGACGTGCCGGAGGGACTGGAGATCACCCTTCCTTTCAGAAACAAGGGGCCGCATGGCGGCAGCGGTCTTGCCAGCTTTGACCCGCACTCCTGCCCCAGCGGCATCGTCTGGCTGGGGAAGGAATGGCCCGCGCCGTTCGGCGGCAGTTTCCTGACCACCAGGTTCGGCAACCTGCTCAAGCTGGATGGCGGGGATGTGGGCTTCGACCTGCTGCAGCTCCATGTCGATTTCAAGGACCGCAGCTTCACCTCAAAGCGCATCCTGACCCCTCTGGGCAGGCCCGTGGACATCCTGAAACTGCCCGGCCACCGCCTGCTCATCGCGGAATACAATCGGGCCACCACCCTCGCCGCCGGTATGGGAACCCCCGGCCGCCTGCTGCTGCTGGAGCCGGAAAAGTAG
- a CDS encoding nucleoside monophosphate kinase, whose translation MSAPAPRPSRIVLLGPPASGKGTQGRRLAEAFGLGYLSTGALLREQVENGTELGKQAEPILARGGYLPDDLMNPILADWLERKNGAGWVLDGFPRSLPQALFLGKWLSDHDHALDAAVSLEVPFGDLLERTRNRVECPACRWSGQKSQLVSGDLCPKCGSPAGPRADDDEENFRNRHAEFMTLTAPAIEHFRSEGILHSVDATAPQDQVAADILASFASTEASN comes from the coding sequence TTGAGCGCCCCCGCCCCCAGACCTTCCCGCATCGTCCTCCTGGGTCCTCCCGCCTCCGGCAAAGGCACCCAGGGCAGACGGTTGGCGGAGGCCTTCGGGCTTGGTTATCTGAGCACCGGGGCACTGCTCCGGGAACAGGTGGAGAATGGCACGGAGCTTGGCAAACAGGCTGAGCCGATCCTCGCCCGCGGCGGCTACCTGCCGGACGATCTCATGAACCCGATCCTGGCCGACTGGCTGGAGCGGAAGAACGGAGCCGGGTGGGTGCTTGACGGCTTCCCCCGCAGTCTCCCGCAGGCGTTGTTCCTCGGGAAATGGCTGTCGGATCATGACCACGCGCTCGATGCCGCGGTCTCCCTGGAAGTTCCGTTCGGCGATCTGCTGGAACGCACCCGCAACCGGGTGGAGTGCCCGGCCTGCCGTTGGTCCGGCCAGAAATCGCAACTCGTTTCCGGGGACTTGTGCCCGAAGTGTGGATCTCCCGCAGGACCCCGAGCGGATGATGACGAAGAGAACTTCCGCAACCGCCATGCCGAGTTCATGACACTGACCGCCCCGGCCATCGAACATTTCCGGAGCGAGGGCATCCTTCATTCCGTTGACGCCACCGCTCCGCAGGATCAGGTTGCCGCGGACATCCTCGCCTCCTTTGCCTCCACGGAGGCTTCCAACTGA
- a CDS encoding DUF1080 domain-containing protein, with the protein MFPKALLFSLALVPLQIHAQAPAPAAPEKPAKPLAYDNPSATDEDFPFQGEYVGEMDGSKFGVQIIALGRGEFEAVGYPGGLPGAGWDGDRAKIVRSKGQRGEGAVSVRFEHDDVVAEADGVKIHVSKKDAGQVAELERVDRKSPTLGAAPPAGAVVLFDGKENKFPGANVTPDGLLTQGATSSEKFGDCSIHIEFRLPYMPSARGQGRGNSGLYIQGRYEIQMLDSFGLEGKDNECGGLYKIAAPKLNMCFSPLTWQTYDIDFTAAKFDAEGKKTSNAKLTAKLNGVVIHENLELPGTTGGAQLKETAEPGPFHLQNHGNPVRYRNIWVVGK; encoded by the coding sequence ATGTTCCCGAAAGCCCTCTTGTTCTCGCTGGCCCTCGTCCCTCTCCAGATCCATGCGCAGGCTCCCGCGCCCGCAGCACCGGAAAAACCGGCAAAGCCGCTGGCCTATGACAATCCTTCCGCCACGGACGAGGATTTCCCTTTCCAAGGCGAATACGTGGGCGAGATGGATGGCTCGAAATTCGGCGTTCAGATCATCGCATTGGGCCGTGGCGAGTTCGAGGCAGTCGGCTACCCTGGTGGACTGCCCGGAGCGGGATGGGACGGTGACCGGGCGAAGATCGTCCGCAGCAAGGGACAGCGCGGCGAAGGGGCGGTTTCCGTCAGGTTCGAGCATGATGACGTGGTCGCCGAGGCGGATGGAGTGAAGATCCATGTTTCCAAAAAGGACGCGGGTCAAGTCGCGGAACTGGAGCGGGTGGACCGCAAGTCGCCCACGCTGGGAGCGGCTCCTCCGGCAGGTGCGGTGGTGCTTTTCGACGGGAAGGAAAACAAATTCCCGGGAGCGAACGTCACGCCTGACGGACTGCTGACGCAGGGAGCGACGAGTTCGGAGAAGTTCGGCGACTGCTCCATCCACATCGAGTTCCGGTTGCCGTACATGCCCTCCGCCCGGGGGCAGGGACGGGGGAACAGCGGCCTCTACATCCAGGGCCGCTACGAGATCCAGATGCTCGACAGCTTCGGTCTCGAAGGGAAAGACAATGAATGCGGCGGACTCTACAAGATCGCCGCGCCGAAGCTGAACATGTGCTTTTCCCCTCTGACCTGGCAGACCTATGACATCGACTTCACCGCGGCGAAGTTCGATGCGGAGGGGAAGAAAACATCCAATGCGAAACTCACCGCGAAGCTCAACGGGGTGGTCATCCATGAGAATCTGGAACTGCCGGGGACTACGGGAGGCGCGCAACTGAAGGAAACCGCGGAGCCGGGTCCGTTCCATCTCCAGAACCATGGCAACCCGGTCCGCTACCGGAACATCTGGGTGGTGGGGAAATGA